The Haloarcula limicola genomic sequence GGACCCGGACGTCCGGGCGGCGCTGGCCGGCGTCGAACCGCTCTCGGAACCGGGAGACGTCCGAGTGCGGGACCGCTGTCTCGCCACGAGCGACGCCGAGCGGTATGCGGAAGCGCAGGAGGCCATCCCGGAGGTCAGCGTGGAAGTGGTCGACGACGCCCGCCAGCTGGCCGAGCTCGCCCGCTCGTACTCGACGGTCGTGGCGCTGGACGAGGCCTTCGCCGGCGTCGACGTCGAGGGCGACGTGCGGGTCGAACCCGACGCGCTTTCCGAACCGGCGTCGGTCGTCCCCGAGCGCGTCCTGACCTTCTTCGCGCGGAACCGCGACCGGGTGCGGGCGGCCGCCGAGGTCCACCGCGTCGCCGGCCTCGACGCGCCGTGTGATCTGGGAACGCTCGCCGACGCGCTCGAACAGCTCGACGCCGACGGCAGCGTGCGGGGCGACGACGAGCTCGACCGCCTCTCGACGGCCGTCGACGACCTCGACGCGGCCGTCTCGACCGCCGAGAGCGTCGCCAACGACCACCTGCGGGACGCCATCGAGGAGCGCGACGTGACCATCGAGGGGACGGATCTCCTCTCGCTGGTCGAGCGCGGCGCGGGCGTGGACTCGCTGCTCCAGCGCGAACTGGCCGACGAGTACGCCGCCGCCGTCGAGAAGGCCCGCGACCACCTCGTCGACGCCCTGCGGCTGCGGGACACGGAGGCGACGGCCCGGCGAGCCTTCCCCGACGAACCCGCCTACCCCGTCGAGCGACAGGAGGACGTGGTGAGCCGACTGCGCGAGGAACTGACCGCCGCGCGGGACCGCCGCGCGACCCGACGGAAGCGCGAACTTGCCGACGACTTAGCGGAGATGCGCTCGGACGCGGAGTCGCTCGTCACCGCCGCCCTCGAACTGGACGTGGAACTCGCCGTCGCCCGCTTCGCCGCCGACTTCGAGTGTACGCTCCCCGAGGTGACCGACGAGGGCGGCTTCGAGATCGAGGGCGGGCGCTCGCCGCTACTCGACGTGGCCTTCGAAGAGGTGGAGCCGGTCGACTACGGCGTGTCCGGCGTCACCGTCCTCTCGGGGGTCAACAGCGGCGGGAAAACGTCGACGCTCGACCTGGTGGCGCTCGTGACGACGCTCGCGCACATGGGCCTGCCCGTCCCCGCCGAGTCGGCCCGCATCGGCCGCGTCGCGGAACTGCACTACCACGCGAAGACGCAGGGGACGCTGGACGCCGGCGCGTTCGAGGCCACCCTCCGGGAGTTCGGCGGGCTCGTGACCGACGTGGCCGCCGACCGCCCGGTGATGGTGCTCGTCGACGAACTCGAGTCGATCACGGAGCCCGGCGCGGCGGCGACCATCATCGCCGGCATCCTCGAATCGCTGGCCGAGCGCGAGGTGACGGCCGTCTTCGTCTCCCATCTGGCCGACGATATTCTGGAAGCGTCCGACGCCGACCTCGCCATCGACGGCATCCAAGCCGAGGGGCTGGTCGACGGCGAACTGCGGGTGAATCGCTCCCCGGTCAAGGGGAAACTCGCCCGCTCGACGCCGGAGCTCATCGTCGAGAAACTGGCCGACGACGGCGGCGACGAGGGGTTCTATTCGGGGTTGTTGGGGAAGTTCGAGTAGCGAGGGGCGCGCGACCAGCGGGAGCGCGGCCCTCGAAGCGACGCGGTGACCGCAGGGAACCGCGGAGCGGTCGCGAGGGGCCGCCGGAACGAAGCGACGGCGGGCCCTCGGCGGAGCGGTGAGTGGAACGAACCGCGGAGTAGTAGCGTGGTTCGGAGCGAGCGCTGCGAGCGAGAACCACGAAAGCGACGCGGTGACCGCAGGGAACCGCGGAGCAGCAGCGAGGGGTTGAGCGAAGCGAAGGTCCTCGAATAGCGAACGAGGAGCGTAGCGACTCGTGAGCAGTAGCGTAGTTCGGAGCGAGCGTCACGACAGCGAGCCGTCGCACGACAGCGGGACGCGTCCCGACGCCCGCGTGCGGTTTCACTTCCGCCGTCGGTGGCAAATGGTTAAGTGGTCCGGGAAGCTCGGTGAAAGTGATGAGCGACGACCCCGAGGAGGGGATGC encodes the following:
- a CDS encoding helix-hairpin-helix domain-containing protein translates to MELESVPGVGAKTAAALRELDDPERALSEGDVTTLARAPGISEGRAARIARGAIRAEHGDPGGFAATPRAREIFGEALGLLQERTVTDYAAKRLETLYPSGVRERIEEVRSFTERAMEREPDPDVRAALAGVEPLSEPGDVRVRDRCLATSDAERYAEAQEAIPEVSVEVVDDARQLAELARSYSTVVALDEAFAGVDVEGDVRVEPDALSEPASVVPERVLTFFARNRDRVRAAAEVHRVAGLDAPCDLGTLADALEQLDADGSVRGDDELDRLSTAVDDLDAAVSTAESVANDHLRDAIEERDVTIEGTDLLSLVERGAGVDSLLQRELADEYAAAVEKARDHLVDALRLRDTEATARRAFPDEPAYPVERQEDVVSRLREELTAARDRRATRRKRELADDLAEMRSDAESLVTAALELDVELAVARFAADFECTLPEVTDEGGFEIEGGRSPLLDVAFEEVEPVDYGVSGVTVLSGVNSGGKTSTLDLVALVTTLAHMGLPVPAESARIGRVAELHYHAKTQGTLDAGAFEATLREFGGLVTDVAADRPVMVLVDELESITEPGAAATIIAGILESLAEREVTAVFVSHLADDILEASDADLAIDGIQAEGLVDGELRVNRSPVKGKLARSTPELIVEKLADDGGDEGFYSGLLGKFE